The genome window cggtgtcagacgaaggccccaaaaattgtcaaagactccagtcacccaagttatagactgttctctctgctaccgcacggcaagcggtaccggagagccaagtctaggtccaaaaggttccttacaagcttctacccccaagccataagtctgctgaacaattaatcaaatggccacctggactacactgctgctactctctgtttattatctatgcatagtcactttacccctacctacagtggggggaaaaagtatttgatcccctgctgattttgtacgtttgcccacttacaaagaaatgatcagtctataattttaatagtaggtttatttgaacagtgagagacagaataacaacaaaaaaatccagaaaaacgcatgtaaaaaatgttataaaatgatttgcattttaatgagggaaataagtatttgaccactctgcaaaacatgacttagtacttggtggcaaaacccttgttggcaatcacagaggtcagacgtttcttgtagttggccaccaggtttgcacacatcttaggagggattttgtcccactcctctttgcagatcttctccaagtcattaaggtttcgaggctgacgtttggcaactcgaaccttcagctccctccacagattttctatgggattaaggtctagagactggctaggccactccaggaccttaatgtgctccttcttgagccactcctttgttgccttggccgtgtgtttggggtcattgtcatgcgacccattttcaatgccctggctgagggaaggaggttttcacccaagatttgacggtacatggccccgtccatcgtccctttgatgcggtgaagttgtcctgtccccttagcagaaaaacacccccaaagcataacgtttccacctccatgtttgacggtggagatggtgttcttggggtcataggcaacattcctccccctccaaacacggcgagttgagttgatgtcaaagagctccattttggtctcatctgaccacaacactttcaccagttgtcctctgagtcattcaggtattcattggcaaacttcagacgggcctgtatatgtattcttgagcagggggaccttgcgggcgctgcaggatttcagtccttcacggcgtagtgtgttaccaattgttttcttggtgactatggtcccagctgccttgagatcattgacaagatcctcccgtgtagttctgggctgattcctccccgttctcatgatcattgtaactccacgaggtgagatcttgcatggagccccaggccgagggagattgacagttcttttgtgtttcttccatttgcgaataatcgcaccaactgttgtcaccttctcaccaagctgcttggcgatggtcttgtagcccattccagccttgtgtaggtctacaatcttgtccctgacatccttggtgagctctttggtcttggccatggtcgagagtttggaatctgattgattgcttctgtggacaggtgtcttttttacaggtaacaagctgcggttaggatcactccctttaacagtgtgctcctaatctcagctcgtttcctgtataaaagacacctgggagccagaaatctttttgattgagagggggtcatatacttatttccctcattaaaatgcaaatcaatttataacatttttgacatgcgtttttctggatattcttgttgttattctgtctctcactgttcaaataaacctaccattaaaattatagactgatcctttctttgtcagtgggcaaacgtacaaaatcagcaggggatcaaatacttcccccccccccactgtacatgtccaaattacctcgactaatctgtacccccgcacattgactcggtactggtaccccatgtatattcattattgttattttgtgttacatcatttttttaaaatttCTTTGGTTATttagtaaacattttcttaactctattttcttaaaactgcattattggttaagggcttgtaagtaagcatttcacggtaaggtaccTATTgtattctagggagtttttcctagccaccgtgcttctacacctgttgtattctagggagtttttcctagccaccgtgcttctacacctgttgtattctagggagtttttcctagcccccgtgcttctacacctgttgtattctagggagtttttcctagccaccgtgcttctacacctgcattgcttgctgtttggggttttaggctgggtttcaggtacagcactttgtgacatcagctgatgtaagaagggctttataaataaatgtgattgattttaTATTCGGCGCTTGTGacacatacaatttgatttgatttgaatacaacATATTGTCAAAGTGCTACGCAATTGTCATGTATAGTATACCGTGCTGATGTGTTTCCAGAAGTTCTCTGTTAAGTACAGTGGAAGAATGTCAAGCTGCTCTAGAGTTTTTTCAGTCCATGTGCTTGGGTTTCTGAACAGATAAGAATAAAGACAGACTGATTAAGAAAAATTCAATAGACAAAAATGCATTGATTTTTCCTTTTTTGTGTATCTACGCGAATACAAACCAGCACAGCTCCGATATCAGCAGTGTGACATACCCATATGTGGTGTTGCCACTGCAGATAACAGTCTCCATAGCTGTAATCTGCTGATCTGAGAAGTCATTGCAGTTCTTTAGTTTCTCCAGGATGTAAGAGTCAGAGCTCTGAATGTAGTTCTCATCCAGAGTACATGCCATGTTGCCCAGGACCTCAACATTATCTCGACTGAGCTGTGTCCCTTTGATGTTCTGGAATAAATCAAATGTCGTCATAATCACTGCTTTTAAACATTCAGTCAGAAACTTGTGTCTTTCGTCTTGAATACATAACTCACCAGGCACTTTTTGGCATTGTTCAGTAGATCAACCTTTCTTCCATCCAATGTGCTGGACAGGACAGAGAAGTCTGCTCTTCCTGTTTCAATGAAGTAGGATCTGCAGTTGGTCTGTTGTATGTTGGTGTAGCTGGAGAAAGATACAAACCGTTTACATTGTCTTTATGGTTCATTTATATGGCATTTTCATTTGGTTATGTCAGCGTAATAAACTAACAGTAAATAGTTAATCTAACATTAGTTACCGTCATTTACAATGTATTTTACAATGTCAGTGACATGACCAACTTACCTGTAATACAGCAACATATCTGATGGATAGTTGTCAAAATCTTGAGGACTTTCACCTTTGATGTTGTTCCACATGCAAGTtagctgtaaaaaaaaatgttacataTGTCTGTAAAATAAGCTCCTTGAAAACAGAGAAACATATTCAATCACAACTTGTTACTAggtttccagaaaataatgtcattctTGTGCTGAGAGAATACATGCTTGGATTCATGTAgccatgaaaaataaataaaaacagttatAATTCATACAGGCACATTAACAATGTAATCTGGAGGTCTGGCTACCGGTTTTGATTGAGTAGGGCCCTTTAGTTTATGTAGAAAAAGTTGTATTTTTAATATTCACCTGTGTCTCCTTGAGAACCACCTTTCTTCGACCGGCCCTACGTCTGCAAGCTCTGATGAGACGTTGAATTTTTGTTTTGGTGAAAGTCTGGACACGAGAGCAAGTGAATCCTTGAAGCACATACTCAGAAAGGCTACAAAGAAATCAATGCAgtacattcattagagttaataCATGAACTATAAATGTCATCATAACCACTTTTTGTTCAAGTACATAATAAAAATGTATCCCCATGTGAAAATGATACATGTATGATTTCTGCTCAACTATTGGTCAGGACCAACATTCTCTAAACACTGTTACACTTACTCATCAGGGTTATTCAATCCATTTACTACTGTATCAAAGAACAGCACAGCCTATAaatgaaacagagagaaacagaggtgcAGAAACATTTATAGACGTATAATACACATGTTCACCACTGTATAATCGTGTAAATGTTGAAGGTCTACACAGCTTTTGAATACTACAAACCCCTCAATACCTGCTGAGGTTTCCATTTTTTCTTGTTGATGTTCAGAGCAGTGAGTGTTTGATTTCCAGTAGTTGGGAAATTCAGTAGATTCCTGGGAATTTCGGTTGCCATTTCATCTGGGACATTGACTATCAGCTCCGTTGGTTTCATGTCGACTGCGATGATCTGAATAAGTAATACAAAAACGTGTCAACATTTCAAAATGAATACTGTTATTATGATCGATTACCCTTGATTTTTTTCATGACACAATTAAATGAGGCGTGTAGAAATATTGGGAGGGAAATTCATAACGCCTACTTTCACATCAGTTAGtctagctactgttagctagccaagTACAAACCTTATTAACATAGATCTGTTGCACAATTGTTGGAGCAGTCAGCATGTTGGTAACAAATGTTGGGTTGGCGGATGTTGTTAGAACCTGCTGCGCGGGTATTGCGGTGAGTGTTTGGGTAGGAAGACCTCCCACTAAAGAGCCCAGGTTTATTAGACTGTCGCTATTGCTTATCTGAAGAAAGAGAACATTAAATGATGAAATATCCTCTACATTGGAAGTAGAGAGGATGGAATGGTTAAAAGCATGAATCATGGTTGTGAATGATGCTCACAACCAATAGGCCACCAGCAATAAACCTATTAAGAAGTGAATCACCTGGAAGTTTTGGGTGATGAGAATCTGTATGATGGACAAGGACTGTCCAAAGTTCCATCCAGAAACACTGCTCAGAGTACTCAGGGATTGTAAAATCACACTGGGTGGGGCTTTAGTGATCTGCCCAGTGGTCAGACTTGTGACCTGCGGGCCCAAGGCCGTGATTGATCCCGGACTGACAATTTGGATATTCGATGCCAGTGCGGAAGAAATCTGGAAGGAAATGACATCAGTGAAGATTAGGTAACAGTATCATTTAACCAATAAATGGATTGTGATCACATGGAAATAATGGCTCATACTGTAACATTTCATTTCCATGTGTTCAAAACACAGGTCTAAGGttaagatgtaaaaaaaaatggagaTAGATCCTGATGGTGCTCACCTCAGAGTCCACGTTAGTACAGGATTGGTTCAGGTTGCCCAGGACAACCACACTCTCTGACTCATTGAGTTTAGAGTAAGCTGAGGCTGGGACAAAACATTGTAAGTGTGGTGGAAGCCTAAAGATATgggaataaaacaaaaatatgaaataaaacacTTAGTAACACTATCTTGGATTAGAATGCCATGCCCAATTTCCCCATAGTGTCATTCAGTCAACGTAGATTGTTGTCTGTTATCATTCCCTTGACATAAATGCAATAAATAAAGTAAGTTAGTAACATAAAACCAATGATTTTAGTGGCTACTGTTCAAAACTCACATTAGTGCGAGGAAGTTGGAGTTCTGTAGGAAGATAAGCTCAGTAAAGCGTTTAGTCAGATTTTGAGGAGCTCCAGCGAAATTGAACAACTTAATGTTGACAGGGTTCACGGCAAATAGTTGTagctgtaaaaaacaaacaataagATAAACCTTCGGTTATATATTTTTGGTAATATATGATGCCCCTTCATCAAAACAGGCAGGTGCATGGGCTTACCGTTGACTCTGAGCCAAACGTGTCGAAGTCTTCAATGGTCACAAAGGTGATGAACACACCAATGTAGTTAAGGAACCAGGCGGTGGAGTTGAGATTTGGGTCAGTGGGACTATAACACTTGGGTGCTGCTGAACCTACAAGTCAGAAATCAATAAAtatgtgtttaatgtatttgatgTGAGAAATCATTTATGCTGCCATTGTATACCGCTTTAATAAAAGGCATACATCCTTGGGGAATATCTGTCATGAAGCAGAATTTATGCATATTCTTTGGTAACAGACCTTATGTTGAAAAATATCCATTCATACAATGTGTAAAGTGCAATAATAAATATATGTATAATGTAAACTGGAGTAATCAGTAGTCAGTACTAAAACACTCACTTCCTGTGTTGAGGTAGGTCTTTATGGTGTTGTACGCATCATCTTGAGTTATGGCTGAGCCATTGAAAGTGAGATTGAATCCCAGTAGAGACACACTGTGAAAACCACAGCAGACAGTCATCAAATTTTTCTTCCTTTTATTCACGTTAAATGATGTAGATATTTCTGTGTAATAGCATCAGCAAATGTAAGGTATTTCCAGTGGGGTAGCTTACAGTCTCCTGAAGGGTAAGCAGGAGGCGTTGAGTGTGTCAGAGGACTGGAGCAGGTCTCTGTTGAGGAACTTCAAGTAGTTACTCAGTCTGTTGTCAAACCAGCGGTCAACCTCAGCCTTGTCATCAGTGGCCAGAGCCAAAGGCCAGACGCAGGGCAGGACTGGACGCTTCACATCATCCGGAAGATTCTCCTATAGACAGATAATGATCAAAGTCAAAGGACTGAGAGAACCCACCATTTAAGAGGTTTTTCTTTCAGTAAATCCTAAGAAAGGGATACTCAGTGAGTGCTTGAAAATGGTGACCACAATCAGCAGTGTGTGTCCTTACGGTTTCCAAGAACTCAGGAGTTTTTTTGTAGTTTCGGAAGATTGTGCAGAGCTTAGTCTTGTTGTCCACCACCTCTGGCTTCCTGAGGAAGGTGCCGAGCTCTGAGGGATGCATGGTGTTGAGCAGCTGGAAATACAGATAGCATATGATACACAGTGACTCTAGGCCAGAACACACTTTCCAAAAGTTGAAGTGTAGCTGAAACAAGTTCAATGTACTGTACCTCAGATTCCCGGTGTGGTGGAATAAGGGAGAGGAAGTTGGTCAACTTTGGGAATGTAAAGTTGAGGAAGGATTGTCTCAAGAACATTAAGAAGCTGTTGTTCCTATAGCAACGTAGTGGAGTTGATTCTGCAAACAATGAGATACTGTAAATTAACTCAAACCTCATTTGGTCCAGCACTAAGCCCAAAACTGCAGCCCTCAGACCATGGCAGGCAAACATGATGAGTTTTGCATGATATGATGACAtaaaaaaagtacataattttcttttgaaaaatagtgaagtaaaagtaaagtacAGTTACCCCAAAAAAACGacataagtagtactttcaagtatttttacttaagtattttacaccactggagATGATGACTAGGTGAATACCTCTGAGAGACATGATTATTTGATGCTGGACAGCAGCCTGTGTGCCATTGGACAGCGATGGTAGGATAGAGTTCAGCAACGCCACTCTGTAGATGACAGGAACCAGAAAGAGCACCCATTGATATGCATTGTCAAGCACAACTAAGagcagtaatgtactgtacacGAAGGTCAGTTGCAAACATGCATCACATTATTGGGAATTATTAGTGTTTCTATAATACATTGTGCTGATCTTACGTTTTTTGGCTGATGTTGCAGTCTCTGTGTCTGACGATGTTGAAGAGGGGGGCCACATGctcctctgtcaggttgggtaAAAGTGGGCGGAGTCTCTGGCCCAACCACACCAGCACCTCAGGGTCTTTGATGGAGGGATCTGATAGGTTGGCATTGTCAAACACCTGCTGGAGGAGCACCTGACGCACATCCACCGGAAGGTGAAGACCCTGAAGACAGAAGCAAATGAAGGGATTGCACTAAGCAAAGGTATATAGGGAATAAGACAGTGGTATAAGAATtgaccatcactcatccataccTCAACAGCTGGAGAAACGATGTCAAAGAACTCGCCCAGATCTCTGGGAAGCACATGAATCAGTATCATGTGGACATCTCCAGGGTTTCTGAGCTGACCAGGGGTGGAGGCCACCTCCCCCAGCTGCCTGGGGCTCAGCATAGGCAGGACATCCACCTACACAGTGAAATAAGAACATGGATTCAAACTGGTTACAAATGACTCTTGGATGAATCAGTAAGTTCAAAAGGTCAAGATCATGAACCAACCACTGAGAAGTTTCCATGCAGTCGTTTGAGTTCTTCTAGGGGTGCAAAACCAACAAACAGCCCAAAGTACTTTTTAAGCCAGTCAGTGCTGTTGTTTGAGTTGTTGACACAGTTGGGGTctgaaacaataaaaaatattttcaaagGTTGGAGAAAAATAGCAGTCTTTCTATCCTAACTGAttacaattcctttgtcttcgcCATGCTTAGTAAAATTACATTTTCAGGTATCATTGACGTTACAGAATtatttaaatgtaccttcagtgTCATTGCGCTTCAAGAAGGGCTCAATAAAATCAGTGTAGATCAAAAGCTGTCTTTGTCTGTCCATAGCTGAGTTAGCTGGGTCAGGGTTAGCTGGTTGACGACCTAGAGCTTCCACTCTGCGAAGGCAAAGACACCACATTGAAGTACTAGATCAAGAGAGGGCAAATAGTCAACCACActgaaataaaatgtatgttttcacATACAAAATCTGGTAGGTCCCACAAGTGAAGTTCTTGGTGCTAAGACAGGACAGGAACTCTCTGGAGGCTTGCAGGAGGAAGGGTTGGAGATTCGTCAGGAACCACTTGCGGGTGTGGTTTGGGCTTCTCAGGTCATGCTGACTAAACTGGTCAACTACTACCTCCCCAAATACATCTAGCACCAGAGAGATGGATGGGCCGCTTGGCTGGTGAGACTGAACACAAAGACAACCCAAAGACAACTCACAAGATGTTCTCTTGGATAAAGACTTTTACCCACAATCTTCTgacattatatatattttttaaagagtaCAAATTCAAGAAACTCTTAAAGAATATGTTTCAAAAGAAGCTGTTCAAAAGTGTTATCAtatctttgtactccctgacaaaggccatgcagccgaaacacaTCAGAGGttttaaactttgtttccattgaacatggatacaaataaaggcattttaattaagtATATGAAGAGTGCcatggtcctcctttcttttggAGTTTTTTTTACCATGTTTGAAAACCTGTGAAGAGCCTCATCAAGAATTGCAGAATATTTGGTGAAGAACAACTTCCACATTTTTTGGGGATAGGTCATGTTGCCTGACAGTTTGCATTGCAGGATCTCAGAGAGTTGCTCTGGTTTTAGCTGGGTACGCTGAGAGGGCACAAAGAAACACATACATTAGGACATTCATTTTTGGAAATCAATTCAATCACCACCTCAAAAATGTAATCAATCAAATCAAGCATGTTGCATGTAGAATGTTGACACACAACGTAGACTAGTGTCAAACCTGAGGTAGGCAAGCATAATGTTGGATGGTAAAGTTGCAGAGCATATGGGTCATATTCGTGCAAGCAATGCAGTTTTCCAGATTAGTTCTGTGAGAAGGGAAACAAGACATGCATGAATAAACTGTGTCTTTAAATTTGTTACGGCTATTCTATAGGGTAAGCGGTAGCACTCACGTATTCACTCCAGCAcagatgtggctctctgcaataGGAGATTAATATGAATTACTATCAACGTTCTGAGTTGTAAGTTAATAATCAAACAAAATCTGATATGGTGTTCAAAACACTGCCTCACCATTGACTTGGGGGGTCATAGAGCACTGGTGGAAAGAACAGGAATAATGTCAATCTCATAGAATTCAATTATGTATATTTAATTTGGACCATAGTACATTTATTGTTGAAGAATACAAATTATTTCATTGAAACATAATGATAATATAATGAGATCGTTGACATTTCTCACCCCAGACTTAAAGGGAACGACGTTGCAACCTGATGTAAGACAAAACCAACAATAGATGTCAGGACATGGAAAAATACTACATTGAGTCACAGCTCACAATCACATAATCATATCTAAATTCTGACTCACCCGGAGGAGCAGCATCCATTACGGAGTCCTGTGTGTCTCTGATGACTGGTCCCAAATCAGATGGGGCAGATGTAGCAGCCCAGTCCAGCCTGTTGAATCTTTGATGAGCAATAAAAACAGATGTAATTAACTCTGCTAACATGCAAACTTGGACATTGTGGGTGTTATTTTTGTCACAAACATTCCTGATACTTACATGCTTGTGAAAGACTCACACTCAAGGTTAGCCTGTGAGAAAAGAAAAATCAGAAGGAGTTTAGTAAAACTTAAATATGCCCAAACAAATATATCATTTAAAGTGTGCTTAAAGTAGCGACAGTACCCCTCTTATTAGCATCTGCAGGTCATGGAGGAAGTCTCTGAGTCTGGTGTCGTTGTGGAGGTGGTCAAAGACTCTGTTGATGATGTCATCTCtctgtggaggtggagtgtgGGGCATCAGCACCAGTTCTGCTATCTGCTTTGGAGAGAGAGCTGGCAGGGCCTCCAGCtgatagagagaggagacacacacgTCATTGTAATACTGATGAATATTGTGCTACAAAGACCTAATCACGTAGCATGTCCCTGATCCCTTAAAGACGTCCAGTTCTAGAAATATTCTGATTTGGCAGAATGTCATGTAAATGCTTACTGCAGAAAAGTTTCTGTGCAAATCAAAGAAGTGCTGTAGCGGTGCGAAAATTGAAAAACTCCCAAAATGTCTCTTAATTGAATCCAAACTCCCATTTGAAGGACATCTCATCATATCTGAAAGAGAAGTATGCAATGTATCGTATTAGCTGAGTTCAATGCATTATTTGAAAAAGACATACAAAATCAGTCCTAAATGAAACAAATCGCCATATCAAAATAAAAACCTGAATATCTGTGTTGTGAGAGGAATGGGTGAATGAAGCGTGTGTAGACCAGTTTCTGTCTCATCTCATCCATTGATGAGATGTGATCACTCAGCCCCATGACACTGTAAGTAATGAGAAAATCAGGATTTCAGAATACACACTTTTGGTATTATCAATAGGATATGTAACATTCCTATTGAagaaaattatgaaacatgtATGTCTATGAactgaaaaatgtatttgtagttgtctttGTGTTGTACATACAGGGCTTGGTAGGCTTGACAGCTGAAGTCTCTAGTGCTGAGGCAGGATAGGTACTCCTCTGACACTGAAGGTAGGAGGGGCCGCAGTCTGATCAGGAACCAGAAGCGGATGAAGTTCTCATCACCAAGGTTCTCAGCACTGAAGCCATCTGTCGATAGCTGGCCAAACAAGTCTGTGAGGTTGGGCCAACTCAAACTGCCATTCTAAAAGGGAAGGATTTCACAATGAGTCAAATGTCACACTAACATGACATTTGTCTTGACTTTAATTGAATCTCTGATGATTGAAAATAAAGTATTCTTACCATCATTGTTTGTGGTCCTGTCAGTGTCTTGGATAGCTCTGTGACCAATAGTTTCAGATTTTCTCCAGTGAGGCTCAGGTTAGAATGGGGCACACATCTCAGGACCACAGCCAGGTTTTCTGCTGCATGGGATACCTGTGACAGAAGAAGACATGTCATCATGAAGTCAATACAATTTAAAAGGATTTTGGAATTGGAAGTCCCCAGTGCAAGAACATTTTAAAGTTAAAGTTAGACTCAGCAAAATTATGTTGCTACGAGCAGTACTGCAGATGATGAGtgagatgcaagacttcgctcccacacagtctcacacagtgTCTTTGCATGTACATGGATTTGCTTCACGCTGTTAGAGCCCCATAGGTACGGGACCAAAACATGTGGGGAGTTGAGCTTTGCGCTTCAACACCCTTAGTTGTTGCGCAAATTGAcctactacactcttagaaaaaagggttccaaaagggttatttgacTCTCCCCATATGATagctctttttggttccaggtagaagtaTTTTGggttctgtggaaagggttccacAATGAACCCAAAaggcttctacctggaaccaaaagctttctacctggaaccaaaaagggttcttcaaagggttctcctatggggacagcagaataaCTCtattaggttctagatagcacctttttttgaaGAGTCTATGCTGTTTAATTTGTGCAcctacgtcatatcgctgagtctacctttaagatAATAAGCAACAATGAAAGAACAAAAACCCATAATCATAGCATTAGGAAAAATGATGCTTATCATCTAGGAGTGGCCTACTTGACGTCAGTGTATTCGGTTGAAATGTTTTTGTCGGAACAGTCTAGATTGTTGAAATACTTTGGCTATGCACCACAAAGCCTTCTCTAGATAGTGATCCCATATTGAATAAGAGATCATGAGGACTTAACCAAGGTGAACATAGTGGCAAATAAAACTCACCGAGCACATATCATCATTGTTGCCAATGTGACAGACATCCATGGGACCAACCATTGAATACATGGAAGAGTTAGAACCCATTGGAGGATTTAATGAGCTGAAAAATAATATAGAGGCATAACATTTAGTGCAAAATATTACAAATGATCATATTCAAATGATCGGAATCaactagaccagtggttcccaaatgttttatagtcccgtaccccttcaaacattcatcattgtaagcctgccacacacaaactatacaatacatttattaaacataagaatgagtgtgagtttttgtcacaacccggctcatgggcagtgacaaagagctcttaactcactcaggtgcttcgctatatcacatttgacattgtccgtaagcttgagttcatttgcacaataaaaatcatacaatgatggaaagacgtgtgttgtccttgttaatgcagacagaaaagagctccaacttcttaatcatagcttcAATTctgtcccacacattgaatatagttgcggagagtccctgtaatcccagattcagatcattcaggcgagaaaaaaacatcacccagataggccagtcgtgtgaaaaacgtgtcatcatgcaagcggtcagacaagtgaaaatgatggtcagtaaagaaaactttaagctcgtctctcaattaaaaaaaacgtgtcaatactttgccccttgataaccagcgcacttctatATGTTGTagaagcgttacatggtcgctgcccatatcatt of Salmo trutta chromosome 1, fSalTru1.1, whole genome shotgun sequence contains these proteins:
- the mslna gene encoding uncharacterized protein mslna isoform X3, with protein sequence MSILYWYLTSSASKFLDEPMTCGAKMRHHGYCLALTLAVLGSGFFTVGSAQCITLCDGGNSFLSCAGLRRINDTQEHINSLKEVMDVAFQFYSDSVSLSRDLQLILELINELSFNASKPRFHDVNFTRVWFKLKLRPRLASVTESLLACLSTSDLTCQTYQALVNELDMNILSMDTQRQRMVYTSFMRRFLERNDTAGCLVHGNSSEQWLMRNFGSFSTLVDYEDFFALNIHFSGLSVLALLSPEQKAELVLHPRNGDLDNGTISLVFQSLLGPLINNAYLNQSMYNATMMSNMTAGNATGPHELDRTLNDFLSFLRPLGSFITTLVGSIQTRNVSSERQHVLAQAVVNWILAELAGHISPNFTLTNETIPSQTPSLSNFNITSLKDWFQHVVLPALNRFQLNNQTQIPHNLTAVFNQVFSLNPPMGSNSSMYSMVGPMDVCHIGNNDDMCSVSHAAENLAVVLRCVPHSNLSLTGENLKLLVTELSKTLTGPQTMMNGSLSWPNLTDLFGQLSTDGFSAENLGDENFIRFWFLIRLRPLLPSVSEEYLSCLSTRDFSCQAYQALVMGLSDHISSMDEMRQKLVYTRFIHPFLSQHRYSDMMRCPSNGSLDSIKRHFGSFSIFAPLQHFFDLHRNFSALEALPALSPKQIAELVLMPHTPPPQRDDIINRVFDHLHNDTRLRDFLHDLQMLIRGANLECESFTSIFNRLDWAATSAPSDLGPVIRDTQDSVMDAAPPGCNVVPFKSGCSMTPQVNESHICAGVNTTNLENCIACTNMTHMLCNFTIQHYACLPQRTQLKPEQLSEILQCKLSGNMTYPQKMWKLFFTKYSAILDEALHRFSNMSHQPSGPSISLVLDVFGEVVVDQFSQHDLRSPNHTRKWFLTNLQPFLLQASREFLSCLSTKNFTCGTYQILVEALGRQPANPDPANSAMDRQRQLLIYTDFIEPFLKRNDTEDPNCVNNSNNSTDWLKKYFGLFVGFAPLEELKRLHGNFSVVDVLPMLSPRQLGEVASTPGQLRNPGDVHMILIHVLPRDLGEFFDIVSPAVEGLHLPVDVRQVLLQQVFDNANLSDPSIKDPEVLVWLGQRLRPLLPNLTEEHVAPLFNIVRHRDCNISQKTVALLNSILPSLSNGTQAAVQHQIIMSLRESTPLRCYRNNSFLMFLRQSFLNFTFPKLTNFLSLIPPHRESELLNTMHPSELGTFLRKPEVVDNKTKLCTIFRNYKKTPEFLETENLPDDVKRPVLPCVWPLALATDDKAEVDRWFDNRLSNYLKFLNRDLLQSSDTLNASCLPFRRLVSLLGFNLTFNGSAITQDDAYNTIKTYLNTGSSAAPKCYSPTDPNLNSTAWFLNYIGVFITFVTIEDFDTFGSESTLQLFAVNPVNIKLFNFAGAPQNLTKRFTELIFLQNSNFLALMLPPHLQCFVPASAYSKLNESESVVVLGNLNQSCTNVDSEISSALASNIQIVSPGSITALGPQVTSLTTGQITKAPPSVILQSLSTLSSVSGWNFGQSLSIIQILITQNFQISNSDSLINLGSLVGGLPTQTLTAIPAQQVLTTSANPTFVTNMLTAPTIVQQIYVNKIIAVDMKPTELIVNVPDEMATEIPRNLLNFPTTGNQTLTALNINKKKWKPQQAVLFFDTVVNGLNNPDDLSEYVLQGFTCSRVQTFTKTKIQRLIRACRRRAGRRKVVLKETQLTCMWNNIKGESPQDFDNYPSDMLLYYSYTNIQQTNCRSYFIETGRADFSVLSSTLDGRKVDLLNNAKKCLNIKGTQLSRDNVEVLGNMACTLDENYIQSSDSYILEKLKNCNDFSDQQITAMETVICSGNTTYGNPSTWTEKTLEQLDILPLYLTENFWKHISTRNKSTFLKKFMKRLRANKTMKRKLKKLFKECTMSLRSKRSTVNACPDSLGNITQVTISNDAFPFGYDTTTFNHCLSTQVVMDNLASLTEKVDDDDMQKVILEKLHQAYPKGLSDQQVQVLGSVSRVASMEQINKWNITTVDTLAALMDNGNGEWDSAKAKVIVTKFLSAGNSLGASELNSIGGPNLCALDLSVLQGIRNDSLRDADALEITSCSSAHKKAFFAVAEIAFPINFVQTRATADQLTSYQLIQTYLGGANITYIRSLSRVNISMDINTFIGLDSAVVQALSVSEVSGLLGSNLNDLKTFENNTVVQNWVSKQLQSELDKLGIGLTGGRVDSNTTPMIINTATTITNTTSGQSRGTYPAPLLFLFGLLFIAVQM